Part of the Methanolobus chelungpuianus genome is shown below.
TCCGATAGAGGATCTCCAGAGGAACGCTGTATGGGTGTCGCATATCGTTTCCATGACCCCTCCTTTTGACATGGTATATTCCAACAATCCCCTGGTCATCAGGCTGTTCGAGGAGGCCGGGATAGAAGTGCACCAGCCGCCAATGTACCACAGGGACGGCTATTCCGGAAGGGAGATCCGCAGAAGGATTATTGCCGGTGAGGACTGGAAGCATCTGGTACCTCCTGCCGTGATTGATATCATCGAGGACATCGATGGCGTTGAGAGGCTCAGGCAGGTCTCCAGGACCGATATCGATTGAGTTTCATCCGGGAAGCCCATTGACACCCATGACGGGTCCAACGGGATAAGGCAAGTGGTCAGTGTTCCTTAAAGCCCTTTGCTTTCTTAATTGTCTCACCGAAGACAGGGCTACAGCACCTACCAGCAGGGTTCTTTATTTTACACTGGCTGGCAGCCTCCGGATCATAATATTTCCTGATGGCATTCATATCCGTAATCTTCTGCTCCCTCACAGCACGTATGACCTCTTCCTGCGTTATCCTGCTGCAGTAACAAGCATACCTGGGGTCGGCATCCTCCTTGAACCACAAAGGTACAATAATATCCTTTTTCCTAAAGGTAGTGCCCGTCCTGTCATTATAGTAGGCTATGTCGCACTTTTCATCCATGCACAAATAATAATCTTCCTGGCCTGCCTTCTCTTCCATTTCCTTTCTGAGCAGGTGTCTCACTGTGGTATTCTCAACATGCCTTCCTTTTTTCCTGCAGAGGGGACACGGGGCACTCTCCCTCGAAGTATCCTGTCCTACCCCGCCGCAACAGTCTGGTGTTAGCGGGATATGTTTAAGCGGTATTCCCTTCCCGGGGCTGCAACAATCGTTTGTCATGAATGCCTCTACTTGATACGGTTTTGGTGCGTGGCTGCTTATTTCTTTCGCAGCTCCAGCTTCAGGCTCTCAAGCGCATATCCAGAGTACTGCCTTTTACTTATGTCCTTATCCTCATCGATTATCCTGATAGTGAAGCCTGCTTCCCGTATGATCCTGAGATACTCGTCTTTCAGCAGGGCTCCGCCCACGCAGGCACATATGAGCTTCTCGTCAATCTTCTCTTCGGGTGTCAGATCCTTCAGGAGAACGATATCCGACAGGTACATCCTTCCGTTGTCTTTCAGCACCCGGTATGCTTCCCTGAAGACCCTTGACTTATCGGGAGCAAGGTTAATGACACAATTGCTCATGACCACGTCCACCGAGCCGGTTTCAACCGGCAGCTTCTCTATGTCCCCCTGCCTGAACTCCACATTCCCGAACCCGTATCTCTCAGCGTTCTCCCTGGCTTTTGCAAGCATCTCTGCTGTCATATCCACGCCGATGACCTTTCCGGTCTTTCCGACTTTCCTTGCAGCCAGGAAGCTGTCAAAACCGGCGCCTGAGCCCAGGTCGAGTACAAGCTCGCCCTCATGTATCTGCCCGAGCGCAGTGGGATTGCCGCACCCGAGGCCGAGGTTTGCATCCGGGAACGAACTGATGTCATCGCTTGAATATCCGATGGAACCTGCTATCTCCTCCCCGCTGAGATCGCCGCAACAGCCGCATCCCTGAACCATGCCCAGGGCGATCTGGCCATAGTTCTTCCTGACAGCACCCTTCCTGGTGTCTGCATCCATCACGCTGCCAGGGCAGCATGAGTCCACCTTCTCCACTCCGCATTTCTCCAGTATTTCCTTCATCATATCATCCTTTATGCTGTAGATCACATATCTGCCATCCTTCTCATATCGCAGGATGCCTGCCTCCGTAAGTATCCTCAGGTGACGCGATATCGTGGTCTGGTCCTTTCCTGCGATAGCAGAGAAATCACAGGCACAGTGGTCCTGCTTCAGTAAGCATCCCACGA
Proteins encoded:
- a CDS encoding nicotinamide-nucleotide adenylyltransferase; protein product: MQMRRAFYIGRFQPFHLGHYSVITSIARDVDELVIGIGSAQKSHEATNPFTAGERVMMIRHALRDTDITHYAIPIEDLQRNAVWVSHIVSMTPPFDMVYSNNPLVIRLFEEAGIEVHQPPMYHRDGYSGREIRRRIIAGEDWKHLVPPAVIDIIEDIDGVERLRQVSRTDID
- a CDS encoding (2Fe-2S)-binding protein, which gives rise to MTNDCCSPGKGIPLKHIPLTPDCCGGVGQDTSRESAPCPLCRKKGRHVENTTVRHLLRKEMEEKAGQEDYYLCMDEKCDIAYYNDRTGTTFRKKDIIVPLWFKEDADPRYACYCSRITQEEVIRAVREQKITDMNAIRKYYDPEAASQCKIKNPAGRCCSPVFGETIKKAKGFKEH
- the arsM gene encoding arsenite methyltransferase, with translation MIEDKASFFKALGDRTRLTIVGCLLKQDHCACDFSAIAGKDQTTISRHLRILTEAGILRYEKDGRYVIYSIKDDMMKEILEKCGVEKVDSCCPGSVMDADTRKGAVRKNYGQIALGMVQGCGCCGDLSGEEIAGSIGYSSDDISSFPDANLGLGCGNPTALGQIHEGELVLDLGSGAGFDSFLAARKVGKTGKVIGVDMTAEMLAKARENAERYGFGNVEFRQGDIEKLPVETGSVDVVMSNCVINLAPDKSRVFREAYRVLKDNGRMYLSDIVLLKDLTPEEKIDEKLICACVGGALLKDEYLRIIREAGFTIRIIDEDKDISKRQYSGYALESLKLELRKK